The Burkholderia cepacia genome includes a region encoding these proteins:
- a CDS encoding zinc ribbon domain-containing protein, whose product MGFLKWITGGHAQRGHHGGGHGSGHHERGRDRHGWGWQAPAAGGAPLRQLACAGCGALNDTQARFCTQCGAAQQSAACSRCHAALAAGARFCPACGTQAA is encoded by the coding sequence ATGGGTTTCCTGAAATGGATCACGGGCGGCCACGCGCAGCGTGGCCATCATGGCGGCGGGCACGGCAGTGGACACCACGAACGCGGCCGCGATCGCCACGGCTGGGGCTGGCAGGCGCCGGCCGCCGGCGGCGCGCCGCTGCGCCAGCTAGCTTGCGCGGGATGCGGCGCGCTCAACGACACGCAGGCGCGCTTCTGCACGCAATGCGGCGCCGCGCAGCAGAGCGCCGCGTGTAGCCGGTGCCACGCGGCGCTCGCCGCCGGCGCACGCTTCTGCCCGGCGTGCGGCACGCAGGCGGCTTAG
- a CDS encoding AraC family transcriptional regulator, translated as MKAESPCWVRYATRLARVHEYIRAHLDGPLDLNRLAEVACLSPYHWQRVYRALYGESIVLTVRRMRIVRASEDLACTALPIEQVARRAGYGSTHAFARAFRDAYGVPPAQHRRTGSHRPIYPLQRGEEDMFKHEVEIRRLPELRGYAVGHTGSYMLVSDAFGRIGAWVGQHGLIGPGAKMIGIFYDDPDTTPEAQLRAKACFMPADGAPDVEPAAPVERVTVPGGEYAVLLHTGPYADLKTAYQWLYGEWLRHSGREAADAPPFELYLNTPMDAAPADLRTEIYLPLR; from the coding sequence ATGAAAGCAGAATCGCCTTGCTGGGTCCGCTATGCGACGCGTCTTGCGCGCGTCCACGAATACATCCGCGCGCACCTCGACGGCCCGCTCGACCTGAACCGGCTCGCCGAAGTGGCGTGCCTGTCGCCGTATCACTGGCAGCGCGTCTATCGCGCGTTGTACGGCGAGTCGATCGTGCTGACGGTGCGGCGGATGCGGATCGTGCGCGCGTCCGAGGATCTGGCCTGCACCGCGCTGCCGATCGAGCAGGTCGCGCGGCGCGCGGGCTACGGTTCGACGCACGCGTTCGCGCGGGCGTTTCGCGACGCCTACGGCGTGCCGCCCGCGCAGCACCGGCGCACGGGCAGCCACCGGCCCATCTATCCACTACAGAGAGGAGAGGAAGACATGTTCAAGCATGAAGTCGAGATCCGGCGGCTGCCGGAACTGCGTGGCTACGCGGTCGGCCACACGGGGTCGTACATGTTGGTCAGCGACGCGTTCGGGCGGATCGGCGCCTGGGTCGGGCAGCACGGGCTGATCGGCCCGGGCGCGAAGATGATCGGCATTTTCTACGACGATCCGGACACGACGCCCGAAGCGCAGCTGCGCGCGAAGGCGTGCTTCATGCCGGCCGACGGCGCGCCGGACGTCGAGCCGGCGGCGCCTGTGGAGCGCGTGACCGTGCCGGGCGGCGAATACGCGGTGCTGCTGCATACGGGGCCGTACGCGGACCTGAAGACCGCCTACCAGTGGCTGTACGGCGAGTGGCTGCGTCATTCGGGCCGCGAAGCCGCCGACGCGCCGCCGTTCGAGCTGTACCTCAACACGCCGATGGATGCGGCGCCGGCCGACCTGCGTACCGAGATCTACCTGCCGCTGCGCTGA